The following is a genomic window from Drosophila busckii strain San Diego stock center, stock number 13000-0081.31 chromosome 2L, ASM1175060v1, whole genome shotgun sequence.
CATAAGTACTGGTCTTTTAGATTGCTTAGCGAGCATCTAACGCAGCGTAAGGTGGGCTATGTTTAGTCAAATGTAGATATGTTCAATAGACTTTGCCACAAGGTGCGTCATTGCGATCTTTCTCGCGCTCACAAAACGAACGTTGACCCGGCAGACAACAGACAAAcagagaggaagagagagagagagcgcgcgcaagagagcgagagtgagagtatttgcatttagtttagcCAAATGTGGTAAATTGACATTTAGCCAAGGGATAAAATACTATTTTGGTTAGCCTAAAGATAGCTGGAGCATATTTTATCGCTGACTAGCAAAATTACACCAGCTTTAGAAttcattgcatttgttatAGCTGTAGATAAGATAAGATATTGGCACAACATATAAAGTAGTTGGccagcatttatatttattcaaacatTTGATTTACAGATGGCACCTCCATCGTACAGCGATTTGGGCAAGCAGGCTCGCGACATCTTCAGCAAAGGCTACAACTTTGGCCTGTGGAAGCTGGATCTGAAGACCAAGACCTCGTCGGGTATTGAGTTCAACACAGCTGGTCACTCGAACCAGGAGTCTGGCAAGGTCTTTGGCTCGCTGGAGACCAAGTACAAGGTCAAGGACTATGGCCTCACTCTTACCGAGAAATGGAACACAGACAACACTCTCTTCACCGAGGTGGCTGTGCAGGATCAGATGCTCGAGGGCTTGAAGCTGTCGCTTGAGGGTAACTTTGCCCCACAGTCTGGCAACAAGAGCGGCAAGTTCAAGGTCGCCTATGGCCATGAGAATGTCAAGGCCGATTCCGATGTCAACATTGATCTGAAGGGTCCATTGATCAATGCATCGGCTGTGTTGGGCTACCAGGGCTGGTTGGCCGGTTACCAGACCGCCTTCGATACACAGCAGTCCAAGATGACCACCAACAACTTTGCCCTTGGCTATTCCACCAAGGACTTTGTTCTGCACACAGCTGTGTAAGTAATATGGTTACCAAAAAATCGCATTCAGAGCTAACAATCTCTTATTTACTTTGCAGCAATGATGGCCAGGAGTTCAGCGGCTCTATCTTCCAGAGAACTTCCGATAAACTGGATGTGGGCGTTCAACTGTCGTGGGCCAGCGGCACCAGCAACACCAAGTTCGCCATTGGCGCTAAATATCAACTGGATGATGATGCCAGCGTGCGCGCTAAGGTGAACAATGCCAGCCAGGTTGGCTTGGGCTACCAACAGAAGCTGCGTGACGGCATCACCTTGACCCTCTCCACGCTGGTCGATGGCAAGAACTTCAATGCCGGTGGCCACAAGATCGGCGTTGGCCTCGAGTTGGAAGCCTAAACTAGATGTTAACAAGCTGAAAATGCGctgccagcaatttgcaaaaGATTAACAACACCAGTACTAAAATCAACAATATTAACTAATTGCAaagtgtaacaacaacaagagcaacaaatacacagtaataataacaattacacaCAAGAATCTTCATGTTTAGCAATGCATTTGCCAACAAAGCGGCTCAAAATGTATCAATGAACTTGCTTTCGATCTGTCGGTCTATCGAACAACGGtctacatacacacacacatacacatttcaAGCAAGTAAGCCTAATCCGTGTACCGAGTAGTTTTGTTTAGTATATTACATAGCTAaagtaaaatacaattaattgttggcaaaaagtgaaaaaaaaaaaacaaacaaacaaatacataatttacCTATTAAAAACTAAGTAACGCAAGTTATTTCTTTGCACAATCCACCATCTTTGCCCTATCCCCTCTTCAAGTGAGTAGATCAGTCGATGCAAAGCCAGCTACTCTTGTGCATttacaaataaacttaaataaagtACATATTCCACAAGCGTTTCATAACCAAAAAAAAGAGTAAAGAAGGGAACGGGATTTCAACTTTTGCGGATTTGTTGATGACAGTCCTGAACAATTGTCCTGTATGTAGTtccaagcatatatatatcatcTATTAATCAGTCAGCTcaaacatatacaaatttattttttaagctcttTTCAAATTTGAGTATTTTTTTGAATTCGAAGTTCAAGTATTGCTCAAATGATATTCACCGGATTACGGGAGAAAGCCGAATTAGCATAtcgaaataattgaaattgtactCTGCCAATTCGTAATATCTTTTGGAACTTTTAGTGGAAGGCTTTGTTGTCTGCCTCAGCATactgtgcatttattttcagaCAGTTTATAAAGGTATTCCGACTGAGTAAATCATATTCTCACAAATTCTGGTGATACAACACAactgtattaaattaaaaattcccAAACCGTATAATTGCTTCGAAGtctataaactatttattttgccCACAATGGTACCGCCACCATATGTCGATTTGGGTAAATTAGCCCGCGATCTATTTAAGCGTGGCTACCATCCGGGACTATGGCAACTAGATTGCAGAACAATGACCAATTCGGGCATTGAGTTCTTTACCACAGGCTTTGCCAGCCAGGATGCCAGCAAGGTGATGGGCTCACTCCAAAGCAAGTATAAGGTGGAGGACTATGGCCTAACGCTAACTGAACGCTGGAATACGGATAACTT
Proteins encoded in this region:
- the LOC108607588 gene encoding voltage-dependent anion-selective channel → MAPPSYSDLGKQARDIFSKGYNFGLWKLDLKTKTSSGIEFNTAGHSNQESGKVFGSLETKYKVKDYGLTLTEKWNTDNTLFTEVAVQDQMLEGLKLSLEGNFAPQSGNKSGKFKVAYGHENVKADSDVNIDLKGPLINASAVLGYQGWLAGYQTAFDTQQSKMTTNNFALGYSTKDFVLHTAVNDGQEFSGSIFQRTSDKLDVGVQLSWASGTSNTKFAIGAKYQLDDDASVRAKVNNASQVGLGYQQKLRDGITLTLSTLVDGKNFNAGGHKIGVGLELEA